Genomic segment of Sphingomonas sp. KRR8:
CAATGCCATCGTTGACGTCATCGCCGATGCCGACGACGCCTTCCTTGAAGCGCAGGGGCTGACCAAGGGCTCGATGCGCCTGATCGACGAGGCGGAGGCCGAGCGGCTGTACGGGGTGATGGGCCCTGGGCGCGAGCTGTCGGGCGGCTCGGCCGGCAACACCGCCGCAGGTCTCGCCGCGCTTGGTTGCAAGGCCGGCTTCATCGGGCAGGTCGCCGATGACCAGCTGGGCGCCATCTACAAGCATGACGTCCAGAGCCTTGGCGTCGAGTTCCTGGTGCCGGCGCGTGGCGAAATCGGCGCTACCGCGCGCAGCCTGATCCTGGTCACGCCGGACGCCCAGCGGACGATGAACACGTTCCTCGGCGCGGCCCAGCTGCTGGACGCGAGCGTGATTGATCATGGCGCCGTGGCCGACGCCGGGATCCTCTATCTTGAGGGCTATTTGTGGGACCCCGAAGCGCCTCGTGCAGCGATGGAGGCGGCGATTGCCGACGCCAAGGCCGCCGGCCGTCGGGTCGCCTTCACCTTGTCCGACACCTTTGTCGTCGACCGCCACGGACCGGACTTCCTGCGATTGGCCAATGAGGGCAAGCTCGACATCCTGTTCGCCAACGCCGCCGAGCTGGCGTCGATCACCGGTGAGCAGGACTTCGAAGCCGGGCTCGCCATACTCGCCCCCAAGGTACCGCTGCT
This window contains:
- a CDS encoding adenosine kinase gives rise to the protein MTQLRFDVLCIGNAIVDVIADADDAFLEAQGLTKGSMRLIDEAEAERLYGVMGPGRELSGGSAGNTAAGLAALGCKAGFIGQVADDQLGAIYKHDVQSLGVEFLVPARGEIGATARSLILVTPDAQRTMNTFLGAAQLLDASVIDHGAVADAGILYLEGYLWDPEAPRAAMEAAIADAKAAGRRVAFTLSDTFVVDRHGPDFLRLANEGKLDILFANAAELASITGEQDFEAGLAILAPKVPLLVVTHGEQGAVAIQGSERARVAAEPIEALVDTTGAGDLFAAGFLAGQARGKGLEACLRLGAIAAAEVIQHYGARPEADLKALAGGLLA